One Hordeum vulgare subsp. vulgare chromosome 4H, MorexV3_pseudomolecules_assembly, whole genome shotgun sequence DNA window includes the following coding sequences:
- the LOC123448042 gene encoding rho GTPase-activating protein 5-like produces the protein MTEVALFRGPTNLASPASRGSSSSSSTSLRYLADSDVLQRGTTSSAQGPAGSAERQVEGSEEEEERWSFLALLLELLRKSLLRCRAEDGGEGHGQGGMEIGLPTDVQHVAHVTFDRFHGFLGLPVEFEPEVPRRAPSASASVFGVSTQSMQCSYDSRGNSVPTILLMMQRRLYEQGGLRAEGIFRINAENSQEEFVRDHLNSGSVPDGIDVHCLAGLIKAWFRELPSGVLDSIPPEQVMQCQSEEDCARVAKCLPPTESALLDWAVNLMADVVQEEQINKMSDRNVAMVFAPNMTQMADPLTALMYAVQVMNFLKMLIQKTLKDREESNLEEASLPQKDPSDENGHQNPSLPVNPQPEEISRRPSFVSEEPLVYSPTHSAEDKPPAEGDSIASIVQTSNIRSSVEGSPSCSQAAIAASSAIADASCATAANLLPSRGNRSMNSRRTRKGKRQCGTPTAPPAEKSRGASIVSRINSKVERIEAWR, from the exons ATGACGGAGGTGGCGCTGTTCCGGGGCCCGACCAACCTCGCTTCGCCCGCAAGCcgcggctcctcctcctcctcctccacctccctgcGCTATTTAGCCGATAGCGACGTGCTCCAGAGAGGCACCACCAGCAGCGCCCAGGGCCCTGCAGGATCCGCGGAGCGACAGGTGGAaggatcggaggaggaggaggagcgctggTCCTTCTTGGCGCTGCTTCTCGAGCTGCTAAGGAAGTCGCTGCTCCGGTGTAGGGCGGAGGACGGCGGCGAAGGCCACGGCCAGGGCGGGATGGAGATTGGGCTgcccacggatgtgcagcacgtgGCGCACGTCACGTTCGACAGGTTCCATGGATTCCTCGGGCTTCCCGTCGAGTTCGAGCCCGAGGTGCCCCGCCGCGCTCCCAGTGCCAG TGCTAGTGTCTTTGGCGTTTCAACACAATCAATGCAGTGTTCATATGATTCCAGAGGAAACAGTGTTCCAACGATTCTCTTGATGATGCAAAGACGTCTTTATGAACAAGGCGGTCTTCGG GCAGAAGGTATTTTTCGTATAAATGCGGAGAATAGCCAGGAAGAGTTTGTGCGAGATCACTTAAATAGTGGATCTGTGCCGGATGGCATTGATGTTCACTGTTTGGCGGGTCTAATCAAA GCCTGGTTTAGGGAACTGCCGAGTGGGGTGCTGGATTCTATCCCACCTGAACAGGTGATGCAGTGCCAATCTGAAGAGGACTGTGCTCGGGTTGCCAAATGCCTTCCACCAACTGAATCAGCCTTACTTGACTGGGCTGTTAATTTGATGGCTGATGTTGTCCAAGAAGAACAGATAAACAAGATGAGCGATCGCAATGTTGCTATGGTTTTCGCACCAAATATGACCCAG ATGGCAGACCCTTTGACTGCACTCATGTATGCGGTgcaagtgatgaatttcctcaagATGCTAATACAGAAGACCCTCAAGGATAGAGAGGAGTCCAACCTGGAAGAAGCCTCTTTGCCACAGAAGGACCCATCTGACGAAAACGGCCATCAGAACCCCAGTCTCCCCGTTaatcctcaacctgaagaaatATCCAGGCGCCCCTCTTTCGTCAGCGAGGAGCCCCTTGTGTACAGTCCTACACACAGTGCTGAAGACAAGCCTCCTGCGGAAGGCGATTCCATAGCTTCCATTGTCCAGACAAGCAATATTCGGTCAAGCGTGGAGGGCTCCCCTAGTTGCTCGCAGGCCGCTATTGCCGCTTCGTCGGCCATTGCTGATGCTTCCTGTGCTACAGCAGCCAACTTACTTCCAAGCAGAGGGAACCGAAGCATGAATAGCAGGAGGACTAGAAAGGGCAAGCGGCAGTGCGGAACGCCCACCGCTCCTCCAGCTGAGAAATCGAGGGGCGCGAGCATCGTGAGCCGGATAAACTCCAAGGTCGAACGGATCGAAGCGTGGAGGTAG
- the LOC123448044 gene encoding protein FAF-like, chloroplastic: MATAVGDGALRRLFEKPLPENPTLLEVLSACTNHAHHKKQLPAVDPASFTEIFGELHFHEKPDGAAARPVLPRVPLPDARATAASWLDAADQQSEKSKDDSSLDALLRPKPAGAAASPGGVRRSASFCLKKSSASLLLCTEGLGSESTVDSDDMVRDDGADAAAALRGREREEATLRDAAAAAEPGLGESPPSFPPPIRSIGRGGKPCVCFRTFRAEGRFVLTQVVIPGKELLHASREGGRLRLRFANPASADEELELGDQQDDEREAGGACIDACA; this comes from the coding sequence ATGGCGACGGCTGTTGGGGACGGCGCGCTGCGGCGGCTGTTCGAGAAGCCGTTGCCGGAGAACCCGACGCTGCTGGAGGTGCTGTCGGCCTGCACCAACCACGCCCACCACAAGAAGCAGCTGCCGGCCGTGGACCCGGCGTCTTTCACGGAGATCTTCGGTGAGCTCCACTTCCACGAGAAGCCCGACGGCGCCGCCGCCCGGCCCGTCCTGCCGCGGGTGCCACTCCCAGACGCACGCGCTACGGCGGCGTCGTGGCTCGACGCCGCTGATCAGCAGTCCGAGAAGAGCAAGGACGACTCCTCGCTGGACGCGCTCCTCAGGCCGAAGCCCGCGGGCGCCGCGGCCTCCCCCGGCGGCGTCAGGAGGAGCGCGAGCTTCTGCCTGAAGAAGAGCTCGGCGTCGCTGCTGCTGTGCACGGAGGGGCTCGGGTCCGAGAGCACGGTGGACTCGGACGACATGGTCAGGGACGACGGCGCCGACGCGGCCGCCGCCCTccgcgggagggagagggaggaggcaacGCTGAGGGACGCCGCCGCCGCGGCGGAGCCGGGGCTGGGGGAGTCCCCGCCGTCGTTCCCACCGCCGATACGGTCGATCGGGCGCGGCGGGAAGCCGTGCGTGTGCTTCCGGACGTTCCGCGCGGAGGGGCGGTTCGTGCTGACGCAGGTGGTGATTCCTGGGAAGGAGCTGCTGCACGCGTCCCGTGAGGGCGGCCGGCTCAGGCTCCGGTTCGCCAACCCTGCCTCCGCCgacgaggagctggagctgggagATCAACAAGATGACGAGCGCGAAGCCGGCGGGGCATGCATCGACGCCTGCGCTTAG